Part of the Egibacteraceae bacterium genome, CGCTGCTGCTGCCCAAGCGCCGGCCGGGCGGCCGCACCCCCCTGTGGCAGCAGCGCCAGCGCGCGCACGACCTGCTGGCCGTGGCCAGCCGGTACGGCAGCTTCCCGATCGTGCTGGAGACGTACCGGGAGTGCCTGCGCGACGTCTTCGACGTCCCGGCACTGGTCGGGCTGCTGCGCGACGTCGCGGCCCGCCGGGTCCGGCTCATGACGGTCGAGACCGCGCAGGCCAGCCCGTTCGCCTCCTCGCTGCTGTTCGGTTTCATCGCCGGGTACCTGTACGAAGGCGACGCGCCCCTGGCAGAACGGCGCGCGCACGCTCTCAGCCTGGACCGGGAGCGCCTGGCCGAGCTGCTCGGGTCCGACGAGCTGCGCGAGCTGATCGACACCGACGCGCTCGCGAAACTGGAGCTCACGCTGCAGCGCCTGCTACCGGAGCGCCACGCCTGTGATCGCGACGGCGTGCACGACCTGCTCCGCGAGGTCGGCGATCTCGCGGAGCACGAGGTCCTCGCCCGCACCGACGGGCCGGCGGCCCAGTGGCTCGCCGCGCTCGAGACCGACCGGCGCGTCTACCGGTTGCGGGTGGCGGGGGAGCAGCGGTGGGCCGCCGCGGAGGACGCCGCACGCTTCCGTGACGGCTTGGGGATCCCGCCGCCTCCCGGTCTGCCCCCGTCCTTCGGGGAGCCGGTGGACCATCCGCTGGTCGACCTTGTGGCGCGCTACGCCCGCACGCACGGCCCCTTCACGCCCGGCGACGTCGCTGCACGGCTGGGGCTGCCGCCCGACGCGGTGGCGCTCGCCGGCAAACAGCTGGAGAGCGAGCAACGCCTGGTCGCCGGTGAGTTCCGCCCGACCGGCGCCGGTCAGGAGTGGTGCGACGCCGGGGTGCTGCGCCGGCTGCGGCGCGCGTCCCTGGCGGCCCTGCGCCGGGAGGTGGAGGCCGTCGAGCCGGCCGCTCTCGGCCGCTTCCTGCCGGGGTGGCAGGGCGCCGCCGGCGGGGGTGGCGCCACGGGAGCGGACCGGGTGCTGGAGGTGGTCGAGCAGCTCCAGGGCGTGCCGGTCCCGGCATCGGTGCTGGAGACGGGGGTGCTGGCCGCCCGGCTGCGGGGCTACCAGCCCGGGTGGCTCGACGAGCAGGCGGCCGGCGGCGCGGTCGTGTGGGTGGGTCGCGGCCCGCTGGGCGCCCGCGACGGTCGGGTGTCGCTGTACCTGCGGGAGCAGGGGCCCGCGCTGGTCCCGCCGCCGCCGGAGGGCGTCGCGGACACCTCGGCGCGGCACGACGGGATCCTGCGCCACCTCGAGCAGCGGGGCGCCTCGTTCTGGCCGGCCCTGTACCAGGCCGCCGGCGGCGGCGCCGAGGAGGAGGTGCTGGCGGCCCTGTGGGACCTGGTGTGGGCGGGGATGGTCACCAACGACACGCTCGCCCCCGTGCGGGCCCTGGTGGGCGGGGGACCGCGCCGCGGCGGCGGGCGCCGACGGCCCGGGCGGGGAGCCGTGCGCGCCGGGCCGCCCGCGGCGGCGGGTCGCTGGTCGTTGGTCGCCGACCTGCTGGCGGGCGCCCCGGCGGCCACCGACCGGGCCGCGGCCCTCGCCGCTCGGCTGCTCGACCGCCACGGCGTGCTCGTGCGCGACGCGGTCGTCGCCGAGGACGTCCCCGGCGGCTTCAGCGCGGTCTACGGCGTTCTGAAGGCGATGGAGGAGTCCGGACGGGCCCGCCGCGGCTACTTCGTGGAGGGCCTGGGGGGCGCCCAGTTCGCCCTGCCCGGGGCCATCGACCGGCTGCGCGCGGTGCGGGAGGAGGGCCTCGACGCCGGCGCCGACGCGCCGCTGGTCCTGGCCACGACCGACCCGGCCAACGCCTACGGTGCCGCCCTGCCCTGGCCGCGCCCGCTCGGCACCCACCGCCACGGCCCACGCCGCGTGGCCGGCGCGCACGTCGTGCTCGTGGCGGGGCGGCCGGTCGTCTACGTCGAGAAGGGCGGACGCTCGGTACTCACCTTCACCGCGGACCAGCGGCCGCTCGCCGACGCCGCCGCGGCCCTCGCCGCCCTGGTGGACACGGGCAGGGTCGACCAGCTGCGCGTGCAGCGCGTGGACGGCGATGCGCCCGCCGACCACCCCCTGGTGGCCCATCTGCGGGCCGTCGGGTTCCGCGACCACCCCCAGGGCCTGGTGCGCCGCCGTCCCTGACCCCCTCCATGCGCATCGTCGGACACGCCGGTGTGGCTACTCTGCCGGAGACGGCTTGCCCGACGGGAGCCAGCCGCGCCGCTCGAGCCAGTCGTGCAGGGGGTCGGCCGCACGGGCCATGAGCGTGCCGAACACCGCCATGAGCAGCACGTAGGCTGCCGCCAGCGCCCCGAGCCCAGGCTCGATGCCGGCGGAGACGCCCAGTCCGGCGATGACGATCGAGAACTCGCCGCGCGCGATCAGCGCGGTGCCGGCACGCAGCCGGCCTTTCGTGCCCACCCCGAGCCGGCCGGCTGCGTACCAGCCCGTCACGACCTTCGTGCCCGCCGTGACGATCCCCAGCGCCATGGCGAGGCCGGCCACGGCCGGGAGCTGCGTCGGGTCGATGAGGAAGCCGAAGTACAGGAAGAACACCGCCGCGAAGACGTCGCGCAGCGGCTCGAGGAGCTCGCGGGCCTGCGCCGCCACCTGCCCCGACAGCGCGATGCCCACGAGGAAGGCCGCCACCGCGGAGGACACCTCCAGCTGCTCGGCCAGCCCGCCGAGCAGCAGGACGGTGCCGAACACGGTGAGCACCACGATCTCGTGGGAGTGGCTGGAGATCACGGCGCTGGCCCGCTCGCCGTACTGCACCGCGAGCCACAGCACCCCGACCACCACCCCGACAGCCACGCCGACCGAGAGGGCCCCGGCGACGAGCCCGGTGCCGACCAGCAGGATCCCGAGGACCGGGAGGTACACGGCCATCGCCAGGTCCTCGATCACCAGGACGGTCAGCACGGCGGGGGTCTCGCGGTTGGCGACCTGGCCCAGGTCGGCCAGCAGCTTCGCGATCACCCCCGACGAGGAGATGTAGGTCACGCCACCGAGCACGACGGCCGCCACCGGAGACCATCCGAGCAGCAGACCGGCGAGGACGCCGGGCGTGACGTTCAGGACCATGTCGAGCAGGCCGGCCCGGGAGTTGGCCACCAGGCTCGAGCGCAGCTCCTCGCCGCTGTACTCCACACCCAGCATGAACAGCAGCAGCAGCACGCCGATCTGCGCCCCGACCGCGATGAAGTCCTCCGAGAACCGCAGGTCGACGACCCCGTCGTCACCGAGCAGGAGGCCCACGACCAGGTACAGGGGGATCGGGCTGAGCCCGATCCGGGAGGACAGGCGGCCGAGGACGCTGAGGAGCAGCACCAGGGCGCCGAGCTCGATGAACAGCGCCGCCATCTCCGCATCGACGGCGCCCACGACGGCGCCGTGACCGGTCACGCCGCCGCCTCTCGTCCGGCCGTGACGACGGACACGTCAGGCGCCCGTGAGGAGTTCCTCGGCGGTGTCCACGCTCTCACGCGAGCCGACGAGCACGAGCGTGTCGCCGGCCTCGATCCGCTGGTCGGCTCCCGGACCGGGGAAGGTCTGCGCTCCCCGCAGGACCGCCACGACAGAGGCCCCGGTGCGCTGGCCGACTGACAGCGCACCGATGGTGGTCCCCGCCGCGGGTCCGTCTTCTGCCACCATCACCCAGTCGAAGACCAGACCTTCGACCTCCTGCTGCAGCGCGCCGAGGTTGTCGGTCACCGCGGTCGCGCCGAGCAGCTCGGCCAGGATCAGGCTCTCGCCCTCGCCGAGGCGCACGGAGTCGCGCACCGAGTCGGGGTCGCCGGCCTCGTAGAACAGCAGCTCGCGATCGCCGTTGTGGTGGGTGAGGACCCCGACGCGCCCGCCCGTGCGGCAGTCGAAATCGTGGCGCACCCCAACCCCGGGCAGCTTCGTGCGTGTGACGTCAGCCATCGTAGGGTGGAGCGTAGCGGCTCCCGCCGTCCCCGCCGAGCTCGCGGCCTGATTCGCCTCCCGCCCCGGTGTGGGACAGTATCTAGGTATGAACGTGACGCGACTCGACCCCGCACTGTCCGCCCCGTCGTCGACGCTGCAGGTCCACGCGGTCGACGAGGTCGTCCTCGGCGCCCGCACCGGCTACGAGGACCGTCGGCTGACCGTCGGCCGCGAGCAGGCGGAGGCGGCGCTCGCCGATCCGGCCCTCGCCGCCGTGCGCGTGCACGTGGTCAACCCCGGGGAGTCCGTGCGGATCGTGAAGGTGCTCGACGTCGTGGAACCGCGCAGCAAGGGCCCCGGGGTGGAGGGCATGTTCCCCGGACTCCTCGGTGCGCCCCGACCGGACCGTCCCCGCACGACCGCCGTGCTGCGGGGCGCGGCGGTCATGGCTGCGGGGGCGCTGCCCCGCAACCAGGAGGGCATCGTCGACATGACCGGTCCGGCGGCCGAGGTCTCCCCCTACGGGGCGACCCGCAACGTCGTCGTCGAGTTCGACCGGGCCGACGACGCGGACTGGGCCGACGTCGACGCCGCCCTGCGCCGGGGATTGCTCCGCCTCGCCGTGCACCTCGCGGACGCGGCCGCGGACGCGACCCCCGACGAGGTCGAGGAGTGGGCCCCCCCCGCCCGTCCGGGCAGCGGTGACCTGCCGCGGGTGGGCGTGGTGACCAACCTGCAGACGCAGGGCGCCTTCAAGGACGTCTACGTGTACGGGCGCAGCTTCGCGGGCTGCCTGCCGACGCTGCTCGACCCCGCCGAGGTCGACGACGGCGCCGTGGTGGGCGGCCAGTTCGGCCACCCCGGGCTGCGCAACTCCACCTACGTCCACCAGAACCACCCGGTGGTCGCCGAGCTGCGGCGCCGGCACGGGCGCGACCTGGCGTTCGCCGGCCTGGTGATCTGCCCGGAGCCGGTCGACCAGCACGCCAAGGACCACATCTCCGCCCACGCGACCGGTGTGTGCGCCGCTGCCGGCTTCGACGCCGCCGTGGTGACCAAGGAGGGCGGGGGCAACGCCGACGCCGACGCCGCGCTGAAGATGGACCGGCTGGAGGACGCCGGGATCGCCGCCGTGGGGATGTTCGCCGAGTTCTCCGGCCCCGAGGGCACGGGCCCGCCGCTGGTGTCCCCGCCGCGACGGGCGACCGCGATGGTGAGCACCGGCAACTACGACCATCGCCTCCAGCTGCCCGCCATGGAGCGCGCGCTCGGCGGCGACCGGGTCGATATCGCCGACACCGACGCCACCGCGGCGATGGAGCTGCCCGTGGCCACGGTGCACGGCGCCCTGAACCTGCTCGGATGGGGAAGGCTCATGGCCAAGGAGGAGGCAGCCTGATGCGCGTCGTCCACTACCTGAACCAGTTCCAGGCCGGCATCGGCGGCGAGGACGCCGCCAGCACCCATCCCCAGGTCCACGACGAGCTGGTCGGCTCCAGCCGGCTGCTCGCCCGACTGCTCGGCGACGAGCACCAGGTCGTCGCCAGTGTCTCCTGCGGGGACGACCACGCTGCGTCCAATCCCGAGGCGATGCAGGGGGTGCTCGAGCTCGCCCGCGAGGCCGGCGCCGAGATGATCGTCGCCGGCCCCGCGTTCGGCAGCGGACGCTACGGCCTTGCCTGCGCACGCATCGTGGTCGCTGCCGCCGACGCGGGCCTGCCCGCGGTGGCCGGCATGCACGCGGACAACCCGGGGGTCGACGAGGCCGGCCCCGCCGTGGTGGTCGCGGCGGGCCCGAGCAGTCGGGACATGCGTGCGTCGATGGAGCGCCTGGCCGCAGCGGCCGTGCGGCTCGCCGCAGGGGAGCCCGTCACCGCCGAGCACGGGCGCGTCGGGCGGATCCCCCGGCGCACCACCACCGCCGACCGGCCTGCGGCCGTCCGAGCGGTCGACCTCGCGCTCGCCCGCGTCGGCGGTGACCGGGACGCCACCGAGATCCCCGCCGCGCTCTTCGACGTGGTGATGCCGGCCGGTCCGGTGACCGACATGGGTGCGGTCACCCTGGCGCTGGTCACCGAGGGCGCGCTCGTGCCCGCGGGCAACCCCGACCGGCTCGAGGCCGCTCGGGCCACCCGTTGGCTGCCCTACCCACTGGAGGGTGTCGGTGCCCTGCCCGCCGGCGAGTACGAGTCGGTGCACGGCGGGTTCTCCCCGGCCGCGGCCAACGCCGACCCGCACCGGATCCTCCCTCTCGACGTCGCCCGGGAGCTGGAGGCCGAGGGGCGCATCGGCACGCTGCACCCCGAGTACCTGGTGACCGCCGGCAACGGCACCGCCGTGGCCAACGCCCGGCGCTTCGGCGTCGAGTGGGCAGCCCGCCTCCACGGCTCCGGGGTGCAGGCCGCGATCCTGACCGCCACCTGAGGCACCGGGACGCGTTGCGGGTCAACGCTTGCGAAGGAGCTGGAACGTGGGGGGATCCCCACGGCCCTGCTGTGCAACCTGGTGTCGATCGCCCAACAGGTGGGCGCCCCGCGGATCGTGCCGACCCGCGGGATCCCCTTCCCCGCCGGCGACCCCGAGGTGGATACGACCGCCGAGCACGCCTGGCGCCGCCGGCTGCTCGAGACCGCCCTGCACGCCCTGTCGACCGCGGTCAGCGAACCCACCATCTTCACGGTCGAGGAGGTCAACGCGTGACCGTCACCGTCATCCCATCCGTCAGCGCGGTGCTGGCCCACACCCCCGGGCTCGCCCGCCACGGATCCAAGCCCGCCCGCGAGCTGGCCCGCGACGACGCAGTGCGGGCGCGCTTCCTGGCCAGCCTGCGCTCCTTCGAGGAAGCCGTGGGCTACCCGCCGCACCAGGCGTTCCTGGGCGCCTTGCACCCCCGCGACCTGCCGGCGAGGCCGCGCGTCGGGCAGCGCCTGGACGGCGCTGAGCGATTCGGGGGCAACGGTGAGCTCATGCCCGAGGAGGAGTTCCTCGGCCTGCTCGCCATCGCCGACGACTTCGACCTGCTCACCCTGGATCCCGCGGTGGCCGAGGACGCTGCCGCGCGGCTCGGACGCCACCCGCTCGCCAAGGCCTTCGACCTCGACAAGATCACGAAGGCCGCCGGGGACGTGGGACACGCCACCGAGCAGCCGGGGGCGCTGGCCCTGCACCTCGGTGCCGACCGTCTGGCCGGAGCCATGCAGTGGGGCCACGAGGCCGACGAGGCGCTGACCGCGCAGGTGCTCCTGGAGAACCTCGCGGGCAAGGCCACCGGGGTCCTGGCGCTGGCGCGGCTGCTGCACGACCACGGGATCGAGCCCGGGACGGTCGACTACGTGCTCAGCTGCTCCGAGGAGGCGGTGGGGGACCGCTACCAGCGGGGCGGGGGCAACCTCGCCAAGGCCATCGCCGAGACGGTGGGCCTGACCAACGCCTCCGGCGTGGACGTGAAGAACTTCTGCGCGGCGCCCCTGCCGGCGCTCGTGATCGCCGCCAGCCTGGTCGCCTCGGGGGTCTTCGGCACCGTGGCGATCGTCGCGGGCGGATCCATGCCCAAGCTCGGCATGAAGTTCCAGGGCCACCTCAGCCACGACCTGCCCGTGCTCGAGGACGTGATGGGCGGCATGGCCGCCCTCGTCACGGCCGACGACGGGGCCTCCCCCCATCTGCGCCTGGACACCGTCGGGCGCCACCCTGTGGGCGCGGGCAGCGCCAACCAGAACGTGCTCACCGCGCTCACCGCGGAGCCGCTTGAGCGCGTCGGCCTGGGCATGACCGA contains:
- the grdC gene encoding glycine/sarcosine/betaine reductase complex component C subunit beta; the encoded protein is MTVTVIPSVSAVLAHTPGLARHGSKPARELARDDAVRARFLASLRSFEEAVGYPPHQAFLGALHPRDLPARPRVGQRLDGAERFGGNGELMPEEEFLGLLAIADDFDLLTLDPAVAEDAAARLGRHPLAKAFDLDKITKAAGDVGHATEQPGALALHLGADRLAGAMQWGHEADEALTAQVLLENLAGKATGVLALARLLHDHGIEPGTVDYVLSCSEEAVGDRYQRGGGNLAKAIAETVGLTNASGVDVKNFCAAPLPALVIAASLVASGVFGTVAIVAGGSMPKLGMKFQGHLSHDLPVLEDVMGGMAALVTADDGASPHLRLDTVGRHPVGAGSANQNVLTALTAEPLERVGLGMTDVDDYATELHDPEVTEPQGSGDVAARNYKTIAALAVRRGELERADMEAFVTARGMPGFAPTQGHLASALCYLPHALRRLTTGDAQRVQLLAKGSLFLGRMSRNSDGMSVVLERNPLRTGGAA
- a CDS encoding glycine/sarcosine/betaine reductase component B subunit; translated protein: MNVTRLDPALSAPSSTLQVHAVDEVVLGARTGYEDRRLTVGREQAEAALADPALAAVRVHVVNPGESVRIVKVLDVVEPRSKGPGVEGMFPGLLGAPRPDRPRTTAVLRGAAVMAAGALPRNQEGIVDMTGPAAEVSPYGATRNVVVEFDRADDADWADVDAALRRGLLRLAVHLADAAADATPDEVEEWAPPARPGSGDLPRVGVVTNLQTQGAFKDVYVYGRSFAGCLPTLLDPAEVDDGAVVGGQFGHPGLRNSTYVHQNHPVVAELRRRHGRDLAFAGLVICPEPVDQHAKDHISAHATGVCAAAGFDAAVVTKEGGGNADADAALKMDRLEDAGIAAVGMFAEFSGPEGTGPPLVSPPRRATAMVSTGNYDHRLQLPAMERALGGDRVDIADTDATAAMELPVATVHGALNLLGWGRLMAKEEAA
- a CDS encoding TrkA C-terminal domain-containing protein, producing MADVTRTKLPGVGVRHDFDCRTGGRVGVLTHHNGDRELLFYEAGDPDSVRDSVRLGEGESLILAELLGATAVTDNLGALQQEVEGLVFDWVMVAEDGPAAGTTIGALSVGQRTGASVVAVLRGAQTFPGPGADQRIEAGDTLVLVGSRESVDTAEELLTGA
- a CDS encoding glycine/betaine/sarcosine/D-proline family reductase selenoprotein B, translated to MRVVHYLNQFQAGIGGEDAASTHPQVHDELVGSSRLLARLLGDEHQVVASVSCGDDHAASNPEAMQGVLELAREAGAEMIVAGPAFGSGRYGLACARIVVAAADAGLPAVAGMHADNPGVDEAGPAVVVAAGPSSRDMRASMERLAAAAVRLAAGEPVTAEHGRVGRIPRRTTTADRPAAVRAVDLALARVGGDRDATEIPAALFDVVMPAGPVTDMGAVTLALVTEGALVPAGNPDRLEAARATRWLPYPLEGVGALPAGEYESVHGGFSPAAANADPHRILPLDVARELEAEGRIGTLHPEYLVTAGNGTAVANARRFGVEWAARLHGSGVQAAILTATUGTGTRCGSTLAKELERGGIPTALLCNLVSIAQQVGAPRIVPTRGIPFPAGDPEVDTTAEHAWRRRLLETALHALSTAVSEPTIFTVEEVNA
- a CDS encoding cation:proton antiporter, producing the protein MTGHGAVVGAVDAEMAALFIELGALVLLLSVLGRLSSRIGLSPIPLYLVVGLLLGDDGVVDLRFSEDFIAVGAQIGVLLLLFMLGVEYSGEELRSSLVANSRAGLLDMVLNVTPGVLAGLLLGWSPVAAVVLGGVTYISSSGVIAKLLADLGQVANRETPAVLTVLVIEDLAMAVYLPVLGILLVGTGLVAGALSVGVAVGVVVGVLWLAVQYGERASAVISSHSHEIVVLTVFGTVLLLGGLAEQLEVSSAVAAFLVGIALSGQVAAQARELLEPLRDVFAAVFFLYFGFLIDPTQLPAVAGLAMALGIVTAGTKVVTGWYAAGRLGVGTKGRLRAGTALIARGEFSIVIAGLGVSAGIEPGLGALAAAYVLLMAVFGTLMARAADPLHDWLERRGWLPSGKPSPAE